In one Sulfitobacter sp. LCG007 genomic region, the following are encoded:
- the rsmI gene encoding 16S rRNA (cytidine(1402)-2'-O)-methyltransferase, which produces MNFRKMPMAQGLHFVGVPIGSARDITLRALDVLASADVLAAEDTRSLRKLMDIHGVPLDGRPLIALHDHSREGALRGLTERMAQGQSVAYCSEAGMPAIADPGFELCRAVVAEGLPVTCAPGPSAALTALALGGLPTDAFFFAGFLPQARAARISALQGLRDIPGTLIFYESPRRLGAMLRDAAEALGPERAAAVCRELTKKFEEIRRGPVETLARDYEGAAPKGEIVVLIDRRRSSDVSEVNLDDELRAALAAMSVRDAADVVSKATGLPRRVVYKAALALAKGDG; this is translated from the coding sequence TTGAATTTCCGCAAGATGCCGATGGCCCAGGGCCTTCACTTCGTCGGCGTTCCCATCGGCAGCGCCCGGGACATCACGCTGCGCGCCCTCGACGTGCTGGCCAGCGCCGACGTTCTGGCCGCCGAGGACACCCGCAGCCTGCGCAAGCTCATGGACATCCATGGCGTCCCGCTTGACGGGCGGCCATTGATCGCGCTCCACGACCACAGCCGGGAAGGTGCCCTGCGCGGGCTGACGGAGCGCATGGCGCAAGGGCAGTCGGTGGCTTATTGCTCGGAGGCGGGAATGCCGGCCATCGCCGATCCGGGCTTCGAGCTCTGCCGCGCGGTCGTGGCGGAAGGTTTGCCGGTCACCTGCGCACCGGGCCCTTCGGCGGCCCTGACCGCGCTGGCGCTCGGCGGGCTGCCGACCGACGCCTTTTTCTTCGCGGGGTTCCTGCCGCAGGCGCGCGCCGCGCGCATTTCCGCTCTGCAGGGCCTCCGGGACATCCCGGGAACGCTGATCTTCTACGAATCGCCGCGACGCCTTGGGGCCATGCTGCGCGACGCTGCCGAGGCTCTGGGCCCCGAACGCGCTGCGGCGGTCTGCCGAGAACTGACGAAGAAGTTCGAGGAGATCCGGCGCGGCCCGGTCGAGACGCTTGCCCGCGACTACGAGGGAGCCGCGCCGAAAGGTGAGATCGTCGTGCTGATAGACCGGCGGCGTTCGTCGGATGTTAGCGAAGTGAACCTAGACGACGAATTGCGCGCTGCGCTTGCGGCGATGTCGGTGCGCGATGCGGCGGATGTCGTGTCGAAGGCCACCGGCCTGCCCCGGCGCGTGGTTTACAAGGCGGCGCTGGCGCTGGCGAAAGGCGACGGGTGA
- a CDS encoding YraN family protein: MTARADSGGDRPMITRVPSPSTGQRAWLAGDAAEDIVARHYERRGYALDRRRWRGRGGEIDLILRRGALVVFVEVKQSRDFARAAQSLRPAQMQRLLQSAEDFLGGEPCGSLTECRFDVAFVDGGGICEIVENALGQG; encoded by the coding sequence GTGACGGCGCGCGCGGATAGCGGAGGAGATAGGCCAATGATCACGCGGGTGCCCTCCCCGTCGACGGGTCAACGCGCCTGGCTTGCCGGCGATGCTGCCGAAGACATTGTCGCTCGCCATTATGAAAGGCGTGGCTATGCACTGGACCGTCGCCGCTGGCGGGGCCGCGGCGGCGAGATCGACCTGATCCTGCGTCGGGGGGCCCTGGTCGTCTTCGTCGAGGTCAAGCAAAGCCGCGATTTCGCACGCGCCGCGCAAAGCCTGCGCCCGGCCCAGATGCAGCGTCTTCTTCAATCGGCCGAGGATTTCCTTGGCGGCGAACCCTGCGGCAGCCTGACCGAATGCCGCTTCGATGTTGCGTTCGTCGACGGGGGCGGTATTTGCGAGATCGTGGAAAACGCCCTCGGGCAGGGTTGA
- a CDS encoding penicillin-binding protein activator produces MFAAFRTARKALIWLLLPIVALILAACDTVTGPIGGGPSVDASEPVQVALLVPRGSGSSGDEFLAQSLENAARLAMRDLSGVTIDLRVYPTGGNAGQAASQAALAVNEGAKIILGPVYAEAANAAGSAVAGAGVSVLSFSNNSAIAGGNVFVLGQTFGNTADRLVGYAHSQGRDNIVIVHSTDTAGQQGRSAIASAISRNGATLAGSVSYALSQEEVIAAVPTVKSTVESSGANAIFLTSPSASALPLFAQLLPEAGLAPGATQYIGLTRWDIPPQTLSLPGVQGGWFAVPDAAAAGAFSAKYQAAYGSAPHPIAGLGFDGIAAVGALISQGKSNALSPAALTQGAGFRGASGVFRLRSDGSNERGLAVATVRDNKVIILSPAPQGFGGALF; encoded by the coding sequence ATGTTTGCCGCTTTCCGGACTGCCCGCAAGGCCCTGATCTGGCTGCTCCTGCCGATCGTCGCGCTGATCCTCGCCGCCTGCGACACCGTCACCGGCCCCATCGGCGGCGGACCTTCGGTGGACGCATCCGAGCCGGTGCAGGTCGCGCTTCTCGTGCCCCGCGGGTCGGGATCGTCCGGCGACGAGTTCCTGGCCCAGAGCCTCGAGAACGCCGCGCGCCTCGCGATGCGGGACCTTTCCGGCGTGACTATCGACCTGCGCGTCTATCCGACGGGCGGCAATGCCGGCCAGGCCGCGTCGCAGGCCGCGCTGGCCGTCAACGAGGGCGCGAAGATCATTCTCGGCCCGGTCTATGCCGAAGCTGCCAATGCCGCCGGAAGTGCGGTGGCCGGAGCAGGCGTGAGCGTTCTGTCATTCTCCAACAACTCGGCCATCGCCGGCGGCAACGTCTTCGTGCTGGGCCAGACCTTCGGCAACACCGCCGACCGACTGGTCGGCTACGCCCACAGCCAGGGACGCGACAACATCGTGATCGTCCATTCCACCGATACCGCCGGGCAGCAGGGCCGTTCGGCCATCGCCTCCGCGATTTCCCGCAACGGCGCGACGCTGGCGGGGTCGGTAAGCTACGCGCTGTCGCAGGAAGAGGTGATCGCCGCGGTTCCGACCGTGAAATCAACCGTGGAAAGCTCGGGTGCGAACGCGATCTTTCTGACCAGCCCCTCGGCAAGCGCCCTGCCGCTGTTCGCGCAGCTTTTGCCCGAAGCGGGCCTCGCGCCGGGCGCGACGCAATACATCGGCCTGACACGCTGGGACATTCCTCCGCAGACCCTGTCCCTGCCCGGCGTGCAGGGCGGCTGGTTCGCTGTGCCTGACGCAGCCGCCGCCGGTGCGTTCAGCGCCAAGTATCAGGCCGCGTACGGATCTGCCCCCCATCCGATCGCGGGCCTCGGCTTCGACGGGATCGCCGCTGTCGGCGCATTGATCAGCCAGGGCAAGTCGAACGCGCTCTCGCCCGCGGCACTCACCCAGGGCGCAGGCTTCCGCGGCGCGTCGGGCGTGTTCCGCCTGCGCTCCGATGGATCGAACGAACGCGGCCTCGCGGTTGCGACCGTCCGCGACAACAAGGTAATCATCCTCAGCCCGGCACCGCAGGGTTTCGGCGGAGCGCTTTTCTGA
- a CDS encoding [protein-PII] uridylyltransferase, whose protein sequence is MSKIDKPIPDKEDPRLICPAERIFDAQRFGQALAGLAGMKGDALAVRAEVVKLLRIEQSEGRAAIAAAFAASPFDARPMTRAYTYLTDRLVCAALETATGILHPKPNPTASERLAVIGVGGYGRGEMAPFSDVDLLFLTPYKITPWAESVIESMLYILWDLKLKVGHSSRTIKDCLRLGREDFTIRTSMLEHRRIAGDEDLAREFDQRLRSDLFAGTEREFVEAKLSERDARHRKQGERYMVEPNVKEGKGGLRDLQSLYWIAKYIRGVDNVADLVTLGVFTASEFESFAAAEDFLWAVRAHLHLLSGRASEQLTFDMQFAVAEAMGYKDGGGRRGVEIFMQAYFRHATEVGDLTRIFLTKLEADHVKAEPLLERIFRRRPKLKAQYEVVHNRLALKDGNAFLSDPLNLLRIFEEALRTGMLIHPDAMRLIKANLHLVDETMRSDPEAQRIFFELVLKHGNPERALRRMNELGMLSAFIPEFEPIVAMMQFNMYHSYTVDEHIIQCIRHLSEIERGMLEEDLPVASSILKRGVDRKVLYTAILLHDIGKGRVEDHSILGAQIARKVAPRLGLNKADCETVEWLVRYHLLMSDMAQKRDIADPRTVRDFAKAVQTVKRLDLLCVLTVCDIRGVGPSTWNNWKAVLLRALYRQTKRALETGLEDLNRENRGAEAKRQLREKLSDWPRKDLQAETARHYDPYWQGLHVTAHVVFARLLRDIKDDEIRIDLHPDDERDATRACFVMADHPGIFARLAGALALVGAQVVDARSYTTKDGFVTDAFWIQDSEGQPYDAARLPRLRQMIRKTLRGEVVAREEFRTKDKVKKREKAFRVATHITFDNEGSEIYTIVEVDTRDRPGLLYDLTRTFAANNVYIANAVIATYGEQVVDTFYVKDMFGLKYYSQSKQRSLERRLRMAIEAGVERAEG, encoded by the coding sequence ATGAGCAAGATCGACAAACCGATTCCCGACAAGGAAGATCCCCGCCTGATCTGCCCGGCCGAACGGATTTTCGACGCGCAGCGCTTCGGGCAGGCGCTGGCCGGGTTGGCCGGAATGAAGGGTGACGCCCTCGCCGTGCGCGCGGAGGTCGTCAAGCTTCTTAGGATCGAGCAGAGCGAGGGGCGCGCGGCGATCGCAGCCGCTTTTGCGGCAAGCCCTTTCGACGCGCGGCCGATGACGCGGGCCTACACCTACCTGACCGACCGCCTGGTCTGCGCAGCGCTTGAAACGGCGACCGGGATCCTGCATCCGAAACCCAATCCGACCGCGTCCGAACGACTGGCCGTCATCGGAGTGGGTGGATATGGGCGCGGCGAGATGGCGCCCTTCTCGGACGTCGACCTGCTTTTCCTGACGCCTTACAAGATAACCCCCTGGGCCGAGAGCGTCATCGAATCGATGCTCTACATCCTTTGGGACCTGAAGCTGAAGGTCGGCCACTCGAGCCGGACGATCAAGGACTGCCTGCGCCTCGGCCGCGAGGATTTCACCATCCGCACCTCGATGCTGGAACACCGGCGCATCGCGGGGGACGAGGATCTGGCGCGGGAATTCGACCAGCGCCTGCGCAGCGACCTCTTCGCCGGGACCGAGCGCGAATTCGTCGAGGCGAAGCTGTCCGAGCGGGACGCGCGGCACCGCAAGCAGGGCGAGCGCTACATGGTCGAGCCCAACGTGAAGGAGGGCAAGGGGGGCCTTCGGGACCTCCAGTCGCTTTACTGGATCGCCAAGTACATTCGCGGCGTCGACAATGTCGCCGATCTGGTCACGCTCGGCGTCTTCACCGCCTCCGAGTTCGAAAGCTTCGCGGCCGCAGAGGATTTCCTCTGGGCGGTGCGGGCGCATCTGCATCTGCTGTCGGGCCGCGCCAGCGAGCAGCTGACCTTCGACATGCAATTCGCGGTGGCCGAGGCGATGGGCTACAAGGACGGCGGCGGGCGGCGCGGGGTCGAGATCTTCATGCAGGCCTACTTCCGGCACGCAACCGAGGTGGGAGACCTTACGCGGATCTTCCTGACCAAGCTCGAAGCCGACCATGTGAAGGCCGAGCCTCTGCTCGAACGCATCTTCCGGCGCCGTCCCAAGCTCAAGGCGCAGTACGAGGTCGTGCACAACCGGCTGGCGCTGAAGGACGGAAACGCTTTCCTCTCGGACCCGCTGAATCTGCTGCGGATCTTCGAAGAGGCGCTGCGGACGGGCATGCTGATCCATCCCGACGCGATGCGTCTGATCAAGGCGAACCTGCATCTGGTCGACGAGACCATGCGCAGCGACCCCGAGGCCCAGCGCATCTTCTTCGAACTGGTGCTGAAGCACGGCAATCCCGAGCGTGCCCTGCGCCGGATGAACGAACTCGGGATGTTGTCGGCCTTCATCCCGGAATTCGAGCCCATCGTGGCGATGATGCAGTTCAACATGTATCACAGCTACACGGTGGACGAGCACATCATCCAGTGCATCCGGCATCTCAGCGAGATCGAGCGCGGGATGCTTGAGGAGGACCTGCCGGTCGCGTCCTCGATCCTCAAGCGCGGCGTCGACCGCAAGGTGCTTTACACTGCGATCCTGCTGCATGACATCGGCAAGGGCAGGGTCGAGGACCATTCCATCCTCGGCGCGCAGATCGCCCGCAAGGTTGCCCCCCGTCTCGGCCTGAACAAGGCGGATTGCGAGACCGTGGAATGGCTGGTGCGCTATCACCTGCTGATGTCCGACATGGCCCAGAAACGCGACATCGCCGATCCGCGGACCGTGCGCGATTTCGCCAAGGCGGTGCAGACCGTCAAGCGGCTGGATCTGCTGTGCGTGCTCACCGTCTGCGATATCCGCGGCGTCGGGCCGAGCACCTGGAACAACTGGAAAGCGGTTCTGCTGCGGGCGCTCTACCGGCAGACCAAGCGGGCCCTCGAGACCGGTCTCGAGGATCTCAACCGCGAGAACCGGGGTGCCGAGGCCAAGCGCCAGCTGCGCGAGAAGCTCTCGGACTGGCCGCGCAAGGACCTTCAGGCCGAAACGGCCCGCCATTACGACCCGTACTGGCAGGGCCTTCATGTCACCGCCCATGTGGTCTTTGCGCGCCTTCTGCGCGACATCAAGGACGACGAGATCCGGATCGACCTGCACCCGGACGACGAGCGCGACGCGACACGCGCCTGCTTCGTCATGGCCGATCATCCCGGCATCTTCGCCCGCCTCGCCGGTGCGCTTGCCCTTGTCGGGGCGCAGGTGGTGGATGCACGCAGCTACACGACCAAGGACGGTTTCGTGACGGATGCCTTCTGGATCCAGGATTCCGAAGGTCAGCCCTATGACGCCGCACGCCTGCCGCGCCTGCGCCAGATGATCCGGAAGACCCTGCGCGGCGAGGTCGTCGCACGCGAGGAGTTCCGCACCAAGGACAAGGTCAAGAAGCGCGAGAAGGCCTTCCGCGTCGCCACCCACATCACCTTCGACAACGAGGGGTCCGAGATCTACACCATCGTCGAGGTCGACACCCGTGATCGTCCGGGCCTGCTTTACGACCTGACCCGCACCTTCGCGGCCAACAATGTCTACATCGCCAATGCGGTCATCGCGACCTATGGCGAACAGGTCGTCGACACCTTCTACGTCAAGGACATGTTCGGGCTGAAGTATTATTCGCAGAGCAAGCAGCGCAGTCTCGAGCGGCGGCTGCGCATGGCGATCGAAGCCGGCGTGGAACGCGCAGAGGGCTGA